The genomic segment CTTTGGTATGGGTTGCCGACAGGCCCACAAAGCCGGCACGGCACTGCAGGTCAAAATGCGGTGACTGTTCGCCTGTGAGGTAAGGCATATAGATGAGGTTGTTGGCCCCTGGCTTAGAGGACATGGCGTCGCGGTTGATCTTATCGTATTCCTGATCGTCGGAATAGAACAGGTTGCGGTACCATTTTAAGGAGTTTCCGGCTGAGTTGACCGACCCCATGAAATGCCAGGCGCCGGGAACCGCCATACAGAAAGTGTAAACACGGGCTTTTTTATCCATCATGGGCTCGTCGGCATAGGCGAAAACCGTGCCGGAGGTGCCGATGGTGGTCATGGCGCGGCCGGTGGCCACAACGCCGGTGCCCACAGCGCCGGCTGCGTTGTCCCCTGCGCCGCCGACCACTACGGTCTTTTCAGAAAGGCCTAAAAGCCCGGCCACTTCCTTTGTCAGGGTACCGGTAACATCCGGTGATTCGTAGACCTTGCCCAGCACGGATTCCTTGATTTCGAGGGCGTCCAGAATATACTGGGACCAGCAGCGGTTGCGTACATCCAGCAGCTGCATGGCGGAAGCGTCTGAAACCTCGGTGGCGTACTCGCCGGTGAGACGGTAGCGCAGGTAGTCCTTTGGCAGCAGGATATGGGCGGTTTTGGCGTAAATCTCAGGTTCGTTTTCCTTAACCCACTGGATCTTGGCGGCGGTGAGGCCTGGACGAACCGGATTACAGTTGATTTCCATCATTTTTTCATCGGTAACGATTCTGCGGACAGATTCGCAGGATTCGGTGGTCCGGGCATCGTTCCACAGGATCGCGCGGCGCAGCGGCTTTCCTGCCGCGTCCAGCATGACCGCGCCCATCATCTGGCCCGACATGCCGATCCCCTTGATGGCGTCTCTGGGCACTCCGGATTCATCAATGACATAACGCATGGTGGCGATGGCCGCGGTGTACCAGTCCTCCGGGTCCTGCTCGGACCAGCCGTTATTCGGCTGGTAAACCGGGTATTCCTGCGCCATCTGCGCGATTTCCCTGCCGTTCTGGTCAAACAATACGGTTTTGACACTGCCGGTCCCCAAATCCAATCCAATTAAATATTCCATAATATTACCTCCCTCATCGTAATGATATAATGGTATTTTAAATATGATCGTCAAAAGATTAACGATTACAAGGCCGCTATAATAAATGGAGAATTCTAAATTCTCCATTATTGATAATCTTATTTTGTCTGTCCCCTCAGATGTCCATTGCTGCGCTCAGGCGATGCCCCTACGCTTCGATTGTTTGAAATTTCTTCCAGGGAATATTGACCTTTTCCCCTTCGTTGAGCAGCTTGTCGACATGCATTAACAGCGGAAACTGGTCGATATCCAGCTTGCCAGCTTTGGCCAGCGCCTTGACCGCCTTGGCGGTACGCGTGGCAATGACAACGGCTTCCAGCGTCTGTCCGGCCAGCTTTTCGGTGATCGCCTCCATGGACAGGCCTTCGCCCAGATACTGGCCGACGCTGCGGCTTCTGCCGCCGGCCACGGTAACGTCCAGGTCGCCGGCCGCGAACATGATCATGCGGTGGCTGCCGCCGACAAGTTCCAGTAAGTCGTCCATTTCCTTGACACTCTGCTGGAATAAAGCGGCCTTGGAGTTGACATGAGCGATGCCGTCATCGCCGCAGATATTTTTGAGGCCGATGGCCAGAGCGGTGCCGAGGGCATA from the Eubacterium sp. 1001713B170207_170306_E7 genome contains:
- the xylB gene encoding xylulokinase translates to MEYLIGLDLGTGSVKTVLFDQNGREIAQMAQEYPVYQPNNGWSEQDPEDWYTAAIATMRYVIDESGVPRDAIKGIGMSGQMMGAVMLDAAGKPLRRAILWNDARTTESCESVRRIVTDEKMMEINCNPVRPGLTAAKIQWVKENEPEIYAKTAHILLPKDYLRYRLTGEYATEVSDASAMQLLDVRNRCWSQYILDALEIKESVLGKVYESPDVTGTLTKEVAGLLGLSEKTVVVGGAGDNAAGAVGTGVVATGRAMTTIGTSGTVFAYADEPMMDKKARVYTFCMAVPGAWHFMGSVNSAGNSLKWYRNLFYSDDQEYDKINRDAMSSKPGANNLIYMPYLTGEQSPHFDLQCRAGFVGLSATHTKADITRAVMEGITYALRDVLTAIRESGIEPAIMRMCGGGSKSPFWRQLMADIYGMPVCLPDMNSENAAALGAAILAAVGTGMYPSVQDACDKIIAMRAETYAPNPALRAKYDTVYTAFDKLYPQLKDNFAEILNF